From Octopus sinensis linkage group LG14, ASM634580v1, whole genome shotgun sequence:
atttatacaAAGTGTTTAAAGcaggtatacaatatatatcttgGTTGGTAAATGTTGAGGAAAAGAACGAaactaagtctctctctctctctctcatacacacagtttctttctctcattatttctctctctatctatctatctatttatctatctattacttATATAAAATGACAAAAGGGCGCAACTAaaagtttttatatattcatatatatttgaaagtagtTGTGAAAGAACGAAACTAAATCGAAACGTTGttgccatatataatatatattgtaggaAGATTGCAGTGATGTCAGTGATAGCTCGCTATGGCGTCTGCTAATTGGAATCAGGAAACAAAATCTCGGTTAAATGATAAAATTTCAGGAAACATGAATGACCTCGGTTCTCTTGCGAGACAGATCGTGCGTGGTTCTCATTCCAGTGAGGTAAATatctctgtaaaaaaaaaatactccttttgttgttgttgttaccgtaTACCATTGTTTTACCAGAAATGTTGTCATGATAGGAtttgatatgaaagaaatttcgcttctatttctagcagctcgaaAGACCACGCAGAGGCTTTCACGTTGgctcattcatatttttattttattttgttatttatgaaCGTTAAAAAATTATCTAACAAagcatttaaaaatagtaatattaTACATTTAATTGCTAGTCCATTTACGTAAATATTTTCAGCTGTTGAATTAATTTATCATCTACGAAAAGTCTATTGAGAATTAATGCCTTCAGCAGCTTCCTTATATTTTACGAAATCTATTTGGTTGCCGAACAGACAAAACGTGAAGACACAGATCTTTCATATTACTAACCGGTGATCATTAACCGGTTATAAACAATTGTAGATATGATTGCTTGtcgtttagtgtgtgtgtgcacaagcttACTATATCTGTTAGGTAGCATTTTATCTGATTGAGAAGATGGCTATGTAGATTTTATTAAATCTAGTGGACTTTGGTTGGTTGATTAGCATCAGAATGATCATCTCGAGCAGATCTCTGACATACAGGTTGTCGGACAAACGATCGTGACCCGCATCTCTATTTTTCCAGAAATACACCATGCGCTCAAGATACATGTATtacagtaattcctcgactaTCGCAGATGTTACgctccaaaacctcccacagaaaaaaaaaaaaaaatgaatacctattggccgcagaaacccgcgatataaatttatacatattagccagaaaaatccgcgatgtactgagtgcgcgatatgGCAAGAGATTACTGTATACGGATGCAGTGTGACGGTCCGGGAGTCAACGACGGAACCCATACATTGTCGCTCGACTTGCTACAATTAGCAATCAAATCTCTTTCTAAAATGTATCCCACTGTCTTAATAAtcgatttatatattttgtttagtcGTAGTACTACAAACTGACCGTTTGTCGTGAGGTCCTACCCGGATAGCAATGCGTTGTGACATGCCTCTCATTAGCATACAAGAAATAATTTGAACAACCATTCATTAACTTTGTAGAgcgttaaaaaaatatttagcattCAAGGTGCAGGCGTggaagtgtggtaagaagtttgctttccaaccacatggtttccagttcagtcccactgcgtggcactttgagcaagcgtcttctactatagcctcgggccgaccaaagtctcttgtgagtggatttgatacaaaGAAActgaaacgcatatatatatatatatatatatatatatgtgtgtgtgtgtgtgtgtgtgtgtgtgtgtctctgtcaatCCACggcttgtgtttatgtcccctaaaCTTAACTGTTCGGTAAAACAGACTGATAGGATAaaaaccaggctttaaaagaaacaaGCACTGGgggcgattcattcaactaaaactttttcaagccgttgccccagcatggcctcagtttaatgactgaaacaagtaaaagataaaacattctATAATCAGTGAAATAAATGCTTCTATCAATCGTCTTAACCCTccccccatccacacacacacgaatttaaAGCTTTGCACAACTATCAGAAATCAAAGGGATGGTCTGTAACAAATCTGGTGGGATTCTGATCAGTTTGGAGCAATCAAAAACTTTTGTTGACTTTGGCAACAGTCCTTAAACCAGCAGCTGCTTTTGGTCCTGTTTTCCAAGATTAGATCACTTCAACACATTGACATCTGTTCAGTAATCAGAATATATGGCTACATATCACAACTGTTTTGATTTGCATGCTCTGTCTTTCAAGGATATCCCCTCTCATTccttctgtatgtactgactctcaGGCCACTATTACAGAAATTGGAGGTGTTGAAGGCATCTGGTTCAAACTGGAATGCAGGTGAGCCATGTTGACACTGTGCAGACTTTAACAGTGTCACTTCAACAGTGTCAGACACCATAGATGATGAGTTGGTTGGCATCATTTTAAAGCAGTAAGAAATAGGGATAAAGCACTGATTAACAATGGGCTTGCAACTTGGTTAATTAGAAAGACAAGTCCATGTTGTTAGACAGTGTTGTGAGGCATAGGATGGATGGACCAGTAAGTTGCCCTGGGTCTGGTTTCGTCTAGATttccatgtggttaggaagtgaaATGAGGCTTCAAGCAGAGTAGTCAGTTCACCTAGAAATAGGTTGAGAGAAAACTGTTCTGTAAGGTTAGTGACCAACAGATATATAGACTTTGTTATATATTGTTGCCCGTCTTGTTATATACTGTTGCATGGCAATGCACACCCTCATATGGCCACCCACACTGttgaaaccattgaaaaattgTTTCAAGCAGCTGGAACACCCTCCATACAGTGCAAATGTCCCTTTGAAGTATCACTTCTTTGGACCACTCAAACATCCTTTACAAGATTGTTGATTTGCAATAAAGGAAGAAGTGCATGAATAGTTGCGTGACTAGCCAAAAATCTTCTCCAATGGAACTAGCAAGCTTGTGGACTGCTGGAAGAAGTACGTCGAAAGAAAAGAGACTGTGTCAAAAAAAATTGTGTAATTGTTCAAACCcagcttttgttttaataaattgcaGAAACAAGAATGCATATAATTTTTGACCTAAACTTGAACATAGGTACAAGgtactggcatggctgtgtggttaaaaggcTTGCATTCAAACTATGTGGCtttgtgttcagtcctactgcacaggaTGTTGTGAAAGTGACATCTACCAAAGCCcagtgagtagatttggtcgatagaaactgaaagaaacctatttgtgtgtgtgtgcgagcatgaCCTTGTTTTGAAaccatgtgatggttgtaaatgagcatcagcaTCAAAcgggtgttgtttgtttccagtcttctgtgaaaagcatgtctggccatgaggaaatattaccttgcttggaaaaggtgagggttggtggctgaaaaggcatctagctgtagaaaatctgcctaaaCAATTTCCAcctgacccatgtaagcatggaaaacttgatggtggtggtggtgatggtgacactACTGCGGCTGCTGCACAAAgcttgatttttttcatttttcatgatGAGAGAAAAAGGTTAATTGATCAAACTGacatcagtatttgactggtactttaatttatcagtCCCAGATGTGAGAAAGGCAAAgctggcctcagcagaatttgaactcagattgtaaaggtAATTATGCTAACTTTTTGcccatttttaataataattgtttctaattttggtacaatgtCAGCAATAATGAGATCTGGGGGTGCTAATCAATAGCATTACATCtttattagtttattttatcagcccctcCTCCCCACCACTGCCAAAAAAAGATGAAcctcaacaagatttgaactaagaaatactgcaaggcattctgTCCCAATTCTCAACAATTCAGCCAATTAATCCACTgccttttttaaaaatagaaatatatagcaAGATTATTGAAGTATTcacctataaataaatataacagctATAATTTTGTTTTGGCTAATATTGATTCTAAATTTGTGCTTATTTTCAGTTCTCCCATTTTAAAAATAGAGATAActataaaagtattattttattttatttgacggaaatgtaatgctttttttttttatataacattcTAGGGTTTTGGTGgggtttatttaaaaattatttttttccaataGAGAGAGCAGTTTAAACTGAGGATCATGTTAACACATTTTCTATTTTAGATTATCATCATAAAATACTTTTTTGgagtttatttttatcaaattttattcaTTGGCTAGGTGGGTagacctctgtgtgtgtgatatcttcatcatcattttatatttatttttctttagtgGCACAAGCTGAAAGATTTGTTCCATCATCACAGGAAATGATAAAGAATCACAACAAGTGAttctttgtcatttcctttgaGAGTCATCAGTCTAAAATCAACCTTCACCCGCTCTACATGCAGAATTCCAGATTGAATTTGGATTAAACTTTCACTTTATCAACAGCATAGCTGTACATGGCTTGCAACACTCacacaagccattcatctactTACTGTTCTCCCAACAACCAATGAATTACACAGTGTGGTGCTTTGTTAAAAGCATTTTCCAAGTCGACAAATGCTTGTTAAAGTGGTTTGCTTGTAGCTAAGCACTTCTGTAACTTTGCCTCGTTAAAAATAGAACAATGGCTGGTGATATTCATGTGcagtggcggactggccaggttgccagcttaccTGATGGCAAGTGGGTCCCTGCACCATTAAAATCCGTATATGGAGGCCCatcccctcaaatttgagaattttttattcactcctggaagaatgcattaattatttcagcctggtcatatttgtagacagttgaaaagaatacttttaacaaaaaaaaaaaaaattgaatgatagcattgtagttgcgggtgggcccccttagtctcctggcaaccaatatttttagacccagtccccCACTGCTCATATGTTGCACAAACTTCAGACAACATCTCAGCTAAACTAATTTTCTTCCTAATTAGCTGTGCTATAACTCCTTGCTTCTTTCATAAATTAATTTCCATCAAGCTAACAcctctgttgttgctgctttctCAATCAGTTTTGTCTTtagcagttgttgttgatgatactcTGCTAGTCCTTGGGAACAATGCCTCTCTGTCCTACTTGATTGATAATATGAATAACTAGTGTGTgtctttatcaaatattttcaatatcttgACAATTAGCCTCAGGATTCTGCTGTTTTCTCTACCTCTCAAATccttaatgtatttttttctattgttgtAATCCACCTTAATAGACAGTTCTTCTTTTGAATCTCCTTCAGggttgtctgtctctctctctctcttctatatattctCTTCATAGCAGTATTTCTATGCCTCTTTCTTCTCACCAGCAGTGGGAATGAGTGTACCactatcatatacatgtatatggaccTACAAAttgatatacatgtgcatatgtctatacacacatgcacacatacaaacacacaattatataaagacatggatttttttttaatttcagctCCTTGCTCAAGCAGCAAAAAATTTTGCATTCCAAGAAAACACCATCAACAATTCTTTAGAGGTAAGTTGTAGATGTAATACTTCTACATAGTACAACATTATTTGTtgctgtatacattatatatttacatatttagctGATTAAAAGTTATTATTAATTAGAATATAGTTCTTTGGACTATTAACCTCTCTTGCCTTTAGAGATGAACATTGTTACAATCAGTTTGACATCTTATCTTTATCAAGTTTCTTACTCCTGAATGTGTACATGGTACAAGACTGGATTCAAACTAGtatcctttattttttatggTACTACAGCCTTAAACAAAACTTTATTTGGTCTAAAGGGAAAGAAAAGCTTTTGTTAACAACATTTATAAACTCTCCAAAACTAGTGAGATTGGCTTGGTGAATGTTCCTTTCAAAATATTGCAAGTGAATAGCTGCAGAGAATTCCAAATTGCCTACATCCTGATGCTCATAGTGGGTAGTGTTAAATGAATATTGAGGATGAGAGGAGGAAAGAACAAAGATCAAACCAATTGAATTGTGTAgatgtaaatatgaaaaaaattttcctttccaTCTTTAAAGAAAAAGATAGTAATCTTAAAAATTATAATCGTATATTCAATGATTCCTTCTC
This genomic window contains:
- the LOC115218861 gene encoding BLOC-1-related complex subunit 7, whose translation is MASANWNQETKSRLNDKISGNMNDLGSLARQIVRGSHSSELLAQAAKNFAFQENTINNSLETLKKMDMIKSQLEFQFAAVERSTVTLDDIQDQLKTIQR